In a single window of the Candidatus Tisiphia endosymbiont of Nemotelus nigrinus genome:
- a CDS encoding AmpG family muropeptide MFS transporter, translated as MLTPSKLFVIWLFGLISGFTLMITGNTLNYWLAKENIELQSIGMFAVIVIPYSINFLWAPIFDTIQLGWLTKLLGHRLSWICLIQILLAFAIFLLSTMNPHHSLILFALVGLIISFLSSAKDTVLGALRTEIIAKESQGAASGIYIFGYRIGMLISGSGAIYLSSHLGWNNIYKIFAISVLVCSAILVVSILRLKHDLIPQTYQEHKVNISNFVQNILSPVGAFPLIFLITVFLILYRLPDDFISMMINPFLMHIGYNEFEIASVGKFFGIISIIIGGLIASLVMRKKSILDSLLIFGVIHAIAHTLFILQEIYGKNLPLFFITTGFESITGGMTMTAYIAFIASICQGKFRATQYSFFSSMMGFSRSIFPALSGYIVVQFGWQNFFTFITITTIPSLLLLLKLSSLLKEKMK; from the coding sequence ATGTTAACTCCTTCAAAATTATTCGTTATTTGGTTGTTTGGTCTAATTAGTGGATTTACCTTAATGATTACAGGTAATACTTTAAACTATTGGCTTGCCAAGGAGAATATTGAGTTACAATCTATTGGGATGTTTGCTGTTATCGTAATACCGTACTCTATCAATTTTTTATGGGCTCCTATTTTTGATACGATACAGTTGGGTTGGTTAACTAAACTACTTGGTCATAGATTATCTTGGATTTGCCTGATCCAGATTTTGTTGGCATTTGCTATTTTTCTTTTAAGTACCATGAATCCTCACCATAGTCTAATATTGTTTGCACTAGTAGGCTTGATAATATCATTTTTAAGTTCAGCTAAAGATACTGTTCTAGGAGCCCTTAGAACCGAAATCATTGCAAAAGAATCTCAAGGAGCAGCTTCTGGAATTTATATTTTTGGCTATCGCATCGGTATGCTAATATCAGGCTCCGGAGCTATCTATCTATCAAGCCATTTGGGGTGGAATAATATATATAAAATCTTTGCCATTTCTGTACTTGTTTGTTCTGCTATTTTAGTTGTGAGTATCTTGCGATTAAAACACGACTTAATTCCCCAAACATATCAAGAGCATAAGGTAAATATTTCAAACTTTGTCCAAAATATCTTGAGTCCTGTAGGAGCTTTTCCTTTAATTTTTTTAATAACAGTTTTCTTGATTTTATATAGGTTGCCAGATGATTTTATTAGTATGATGATTAACCCTTTCTTAATGCATATCGGCTATAACGAATTTGAAATAGCCAGTGTAGGAAAATTTTTTGGTATAATATCTATAATAATTGGCGGACTAATAGCTAGCTTAGTGATGAGAAAAAAGAGTATCTTGGATAGTTTACTGATATTTGGAGTAATTCATGCAATAGCACATACCTTATTTATTCTGCAAGAGATTTATGGCAAAAATTTACCATTATTCTTTATTACTACAGGTTTTGAAAGTATAACTGGTGGAATGACCATGACAGCCTACATTGCTTTTATTGCTTCAATCTGCCAAGGTAAATTTCGTGCTACACAATATTCGTTTTTCTCTTCTATGATGGGATTTTCTAGATCGATTTTTCCTGCTCTTTCAGGATATATTGTAGTACAATTCGGATGGCAAAACTTTTTTACATTTATTACTATCACAACAATTCCTTCCTTACTTCTGCTATTAAAGCTTAGCTCACTGCTAAAAGAAAAAATGAAGTAA
- a CDS encoding IS5 family transposase, producing the protein MNYHIKIREWQQIIEILRKRKDIKTRNEDKLRRFIEAIWYITRSGCQWRLLPSVYGSWRAVHMRFKTWSNKGIWTDLFEQVQANPDMESTMIDATIVRAHACSAGYKKDSQDQEALGRSKGGFTTKIHALVDALGNPLKFILTAGQRHDITQANSLVKDIKNTMLLADKAYDSNAFIEQLEEQNCIAVIPSKKNRKQQREYDKHIYKERHSIECFFGKIKHFRRIFSRFDKTATAFLSFLQFVGAFIWLR; encoded by the coding sequence ATGAATTATCATATAAAAATCAGAGAATGGCAACAAATTATTGAAATATTAAGAAAAAGAAAAGATATAAAAACAAGAAATGAGGATAAGCTTAGACGATTTATTGAAGCAATATGGTACATAACACGTTCAGGATGCCAATGGCGGTTGTTACCGAGTGTTTATGGTTCATGGCGAGCAGTGCATATGAGGTTTAAAACTTGGTCTAATAAAGGAATATGGACCGATTTGTTTGAGCAAGTACAAGCTAATCCTGACATGGAATCAACAATGATTGACGCTACTATAGTTCGTGCCCATGCATGCTCAGCAGGTTATAAAAAAGATAGCCAAGATCAAGAAGCTTTAGGGCGTAGTAAAGGAGGTTTTACTACTAAAATCCATGCCTTAGTTGACGCTCTTGGTAATCCTTTAAAGTTTATTTTAACTGCAGGTCAAAGACATGACATTACACAAGCCAACTCATTGGTTAAAGATATTAAAAATACTATGCTCCTTGCCGATAAGGCATATGATAGCAATGCTTTTATTGAGCAGCTTGAAGAGCAAAATTGTATAGCTGTTATTCCATCAAAAAAGAACCGAAAACAGCAAAGGGAGTACGATAAACATATCTATAAAGAACGTCATTCGATCGAATGTTTTTTTGGTAAAATTAAACATTTTAGACGAATTTTTTCGAGATTTGATAAAACTGCTACTGCTTTCTTGTCTTTTTTGCAATTTGTTGGAGCTTTTATATGGCTTCGTTAG
- the mgtE gene encoding magnesium transporter, which yields MQNQPKSMLPVHQNQFDATFEQINNLLNNDEVGKAVEIMSNLHYADLADFLDNINQRTYKIILPLLQDTLKPETLVQLSVSRKPLIIQNLGIGKTVHLINQLAIEDAVEVIEDLDDITKEMILDNLKVEKRQQIIEGCTYPEDTVGRVIERHFVSFQEDWTVARAIDFIRHQHITQDFHAAIVTDSKYRPIGSILLSTLLKHKGDELVKELMNPEFKITDLFTNLSELSFIFKQYALTIVPVVNKSGKLIGTISINNMLYIIEQQTEKDIMSLGGVHTKDTFYNLFYTVRHRFPWLFFNLIIACMTSIIINQFSMTISKLVALAAIMPIVASMGGNAGTQAMTVTVRALANKDIHHSNVLKVILKEVAVCGFNGSILALVGALLILVMLSDPQISLIFSIAVILTFLIAGLFGSTIPITLHYLNIDPATGSGVFLTAITDSFGFFAFLTLAYIFLG from the coding sequence ATGCAGAATCAACCAAAAAGTATGTTACCGGTACATCAAAACCAATTTGATGCAACATTTGAACAGATTAATAATCTTCTAAATAATGATGAGGTTGGTAAAGCCGTGGAGATTATGAGTAATCTCCATTATGCAGATCTTGCAGATTTTTTAGATAATATAAATCAGAGAACATATAAAATAATTCTTCCTTTATTACAGGATACACTAAAACCTGAAACTTTAGTGCAGCTTAGCGTAAGTAGAAAGCCATTAATAATCCAAAATTTAGGTATAGGAAAAACTGTACATTTAATTAATCAGCTGGCTATAGAAGATGCTGTTGAAGTTATAGAAGATCTTGATGATATAACAAAAGAAATGATCTTAGATAATCTCAAAGTAGAAAAGAGACAACAAATTATCGAAGGATGTACTTACCCAGAAGACACTGTTGGTAGAGTAATTGAAAGACATTTTGTATCATTTCAGGAAGATTGGACAGTAGCCAGAGCTATAGATTTTATTAGACACCAACATATAACCCAAGATTTCCATGCTGCTATTGTAACAGATAGTAAATATCGACCTATAGGTAGTATACTCCTAAGCACTTTACTTAAACATAAAGGGGATGAATTAGTAAAAGAGCTGATGAATCCTGAATTTAAAATTACCGATCTCTTTACTAACTTAAGTGAGTTAAGTTTTATTTTTAAACAATATGCTTTAACAATTGTACCAGTGGTCAATAAAAGCGGTAAATTAATAGGTACTATTTCAATAAACAACATGCTTTACATCATTGAACAACAAACAGAAAAAGATATAATGTCACTTGGTGGTGTTCATACCAAAGACACATTCTACAATCTATTTTATACTGTAAGACATAGATTTCCTTGGTTATTTTTCAATCTAATTATCGCATGTATGACATCGATAATTATTAACCAGTTCAGTATGACAATCTCTAAACTTGTAGCACTGGCGGCTATTATGCCTATTGTTGCTTCTATGGGGGGGAATGCTGGCACACAAGCTATGACAGTGACAGTTAGAGCCCTTGCCAACAAAGATATTCATCATAGTAACGTATTAAAAGTGATTCTAAAAGAAGTAGCTGTATGCGGATTTAACGGTTCTATATTAGCGTTAGTTGGGGCACTGTTAATCTTAGTAATGCTTTCTGATCCACAGATTAGCTTGATTTTTTCCATAGCCGTTATTCTAACTTTCTTAATTGCCGGTCTTTTTGGTTCGACAATACCAATTACTCTACATTATTTAAACATTGATCCCGCCACTGGTTCAGGTGTATTCTTGACAGCCATAACCGACTCGTTTGGATTTTTTGCCTTCCTAACTTTAGCTTATATCTTTTTGGGATAA
- a CDS encoding transposase — protein MNLCKTDKKDAFKLAYYGDKMQLSANYLYQVESDTLKRYQQRREDLVLMLSNEKKRLHHSIDGIDKKSIEKLIKFLQNEIAELDKKLSEVIDESEELKEKVKILESVPGIGKCVAKKLISFLPELGNKNYSSNELSAIVGIAPYARDSGNKQGRRFIRGGRKIPRYALYMAVLAGKNGVKNGFQYLKALYDRLVNNFKPKKVAIVACMRKLLEVCHKLIQQKRCFVI, from the coding sequence GTGAATTTGTGTAAAACTGATAAGAAGGACGCATTTAAATTAGCATATTATGGCGATAAGATGCAGCTTTCAGCTAATTATTTATATCAAGTTGAATCCGATACTTTGAAGAGATATCAGCAAAGGCGAGAAGATTTAGTATTAATGCTTAGCAATGAAAAGAAGAGGCTACATCATAGTATTGATGGTATTGATAAAAAGAGTATAGAAAAGCTCATTAAATTTTTACAGAATGAAATAGCTGAGCTTGATAAAAAATTAAGTGAAGTAATAGATGAGTCAGAAGAGTTGAAAGAGAAGGTAAAAATATTAGAGAGTGTGCCTGGTATTGGTAAATGCGTAGCTAAAAAACTAATTAGTTTTTTACCTGAATTAGGGAATAAAAATTATAGTAGTAATGAATTGTCAGCAATTGTAGGGATAGCTCCTTATGCCCGTGATAGTGGTAATAAGCAAGGACGAAGATTTATTAGAGGTGGCAGAAAAATACCACGATATGCTTTATATATGGCGGTATTGGCTGGTAAAAACGGTGTCAAAAATGGTTTTCAATATTTGAAAGCTTTATATGATAGGCTTGTTAACAATTTTAAACCTAAAAAGGTTGCTATAGTTGCATGCATGCGTAAACTACTTGAAGTATGCCATAAACTTATTCAACAAAAACGTTGTTTTGTTATTTAG
- the ubiA gene encoding 4-hydroxybenzoate octaprenyltransferase: MVMPNKFFLSLSLMRLYNPTGYLLVFFSACFGVLLTSITIYSLLKLLSLFFIGSIVTRGAGSVLNDIFDRDFDKHVLRTKNRPLANGTLNVSDAMILLIILSIISLTILLSLNKTAICLGFFSFILIILYPLMKRITFFPQIFLGLTFNGVLIGNSAVIDKISLEAVIMYIACCFWTIGYDIIYGFMDIEYDKKINVKSMPIFLEKKNYKLHLYVYYTIFIILFIVANIIATHHLNYIAILCAYMMLIWQVITLEISNPQNCLIRFKNNNYVGLILVLGSLDMTM, translated from the coding sequence ATAGTAATGCCAAATAAATTTTTTCTAAGCCTTAGTTTAATGAGACTGTACAATCCTACTGGCTATCTTCTGGTATTTTTTTCAGCCTGCTTTGGGGTTCTTCTTACCAGTATTACAATATATAGTTTGCTAAAATTATTATCATTATTCTTTATCGGAAGTATCGTTACTAGGGGAGCTGGTAGCGTTCTTAACGATATTTTTGACAGAGATTTTGATAAACATGTTTTACGAACAAAAAACAGACCTTTAGCTAATGGAACATTGAATGTAAGTGACGCAATGATTTTATTAATTATATTATCAATTATTTCTCTAACCATTTTATTGTCATTAAATAAAACAGCAATTTGCTTAGGATTCTTTTCCTTTATCTTGATCATTTTATATCCACTAATGAAGAGAATTACTTTCTTTCCACAGATATTTTTAGGGTTAACATTTAATGGAGTTTTGATTGGTAATAGTGCGGTGATTGATAAAATATCACTAGAAGCTGTTATTATGTATATTGCCTGCTGTTTTTGGACTATCGGTTATGACATTATTTATGGCTTTATGGATATAGAGTACGATAAAAAGATTAATGTCAAATCAATGCCAATATTTTTAGAAAAGAAAAATTATAAACTGCATTTATATGTTTATTATACCATTTTCATAATATTATTCATAGTTGCTAACATTATAGCGACCCATCACCTTAATTATATAGCTATCCTTTGTGCTTATATGATGCTGATTTGGCAGGTAATAACATTAGAAATTTCAAATCCACAAAACTGTCTTATTAGATTTAAAAATAATAATTATGTTGGTTTGATTTTGGTATTAGGTTCGTTAGACATGACTATGTAG
- a CDS encoding DUF2660 domain-containing protein, whose protein sequence is MQNTNLIIAVAGLFLVFIMFFVYKKSKKSSINMLVKDTNNAEEFNAPFNKANNNTKKLTLKEKVELSWRFLYEITESIVNKFSKEDVEVVNQLGHILLNNGMKYEHVVDLGIKQQITSRAANIEQQALSQSQKSLGK, encoded by the coding sequence ATGCAAAATACTAATTTGATAATAGCTGTAGCAGGTCTATTTTTAGTGTTTATTATGTTCTTTGTTTATAAAAAGAGCAAGAAATCATCTATTAATATGCTTGTCAAGGATACCAATAATGCAGAAGAATTTAATGCACCATTTAATAAAGCAAATAATAATACCAAGAAGCTAACTTTAAAAGAAAAGGTTGAGCTATCGTGGAGGTTCTTATATGAAATTACAGAATCAATTGTTAATAAGTTTTCTAAAGAGGATGTAGAAGTAGTAAATCAACTTGGTCATATACTGTTAAATAATGGGATGAAGTATGAGCATGTAGTAGATCTTGGCATCAAGCAACAGATTACATCAAGAGCTGCAAATATTGAACAACAAGCCCTTTCTCAGTCTCAAAAATCTTTGGGTAAATAG
- a CDS encoding IS110 family transposase, translated as MSKIIGLDVSKKWLDICLYESNNKPIYNRFSNDKLGHEELIKLTKEQEIKLIVCEPTGGYEADICQKLYNNKQQVHKVNTYSFNSLVNR; from the coding sequence ATGAGTAAAATAATAGGTCTAGATGTAAGTAAAAAATGGTTAGATATATGTTTATATGAGTCTAACAATAAACCGATATATAATCGTTTTTCCAACGATAAGTTAGGGCATGAAGAACTGATAAAATTAACAAAAGAACAAGAAATTAAGCTAATAGTATGTGAACCTACTGGAGGTTATGAAGCGGATATTTGCCAAAAATTGTATAATAATAAACAACAGGTACATAAAGTCAATACATATAGCTTTAATTCATTAGTAAATCGGTGA
- the lipB gene encoding lipoyl(octanoyl) transferase LipB: MVQFVTLLGLSEYEDTVKLMENEVASLINKSSKEVVYLVEYKDIYTAGTSFKANELLDTGDIPVIYTNRGGKFTYHGSGQRIIYPILDLASEWRQKDLKLYIKLLEEWIINSLLYFGVKAFTIKGMVGIWVKENGVPAKIASIGVRVRKWITYHGIAVNISTNLEMFSGIIACGLKGMPVTSLKKLGVDITLEQFDEIIKGKFFEVLDRR, encoded by the coding sequence ATGGTGCAATTTGTTACCTTACTAGGTCTTTCAGAATATGAAGATACGGTAAAATTAATGGAAAATGAGGTTGCAAGTTTAATCAACAAATCATCGAAAGAGGTTGTTTATTTAGTTGAGTATAAGGATATCTATACTGCAGGTACTAGCTTTAAGGCAAACGAATTACTAGATACTGGAGATATACCGGTAATTTATACTAATAGGGGAGGAAAATTTACCTACCACGGTAGTGGACAAAGGATAATATACCCCATTCTTGATTTAGCATCAGAATGGAGACAAAAGGATTTAAAATTATATATAAAACTATTGGAGGAATGGATTATAAATAGCCTGTTATATTTTGGAGTCAAAGCTTTTACTATAAAAGGTATGGTAGGAATATGGGTAAAAGAAAATGGTGTACCGGCAAAGATTGCCTCAATAGGTGTTAGAGTTAGAAAATGGATTACATACCATGGTATTGCCGTAAATATTTCAACAAATCTTGAAATGTTCTCTGGAATTATTGCTTGTGGGTTAAAAGGTATGCCTGTCACCTCATTAAAAAAACTTGGTGTTGATATAACGTTAGAGCAATTTGATGAAATTATTAAGGGTAAATTCTTTGAGGTTTTAGATAGAAGATGA
- the hemC gene encoding hydroxymethylbilane synthase yields MKKTIKIGTRRSPLALLQTNLVIDQIKIHCPQVNYEIVSIVTSGDLIKDKNLYDIGGKALFLKEIETALINEEIDLAVHSLKDVPCKIPSELMICAVLEGEDARDVFICLNYKAIEELPFASRVGTSSVRRKVLIQRKRPDLQIVTFRGNVDSRIKKLMQGDVDATILAYSGLKRLRLFDAKYCHLMDIKEMLPSVGQGVIAVEIRKNDHKMQEICNKINHFETWELIQAGRAFLEYLDADCRTPIAAYSTYIYSNDLNIADKVIHTEFMLANFEGSKIVFHSEISDPKDAKNSGIKAAKNMIF; encoded by the coding sequence ATGAAGAAAACAATAAAAATCGGTACAAGAAGAAGCCCTTTGGCTTTACTGCAGACAAATTTAGTAATTGACCAAATTAAAATTCATTGTCCACAGGTAAATTATGAAATAGTATCAATAGTTACCTCTGGTGATTTGATTAAGGATAAAAATCTGTATGATATAGGTGGCAAGGCTTTATTCTTAAAAGAAATAGAAACGGCTCTGATAAACGAAGAAATTGACTTAGCTGTACATTCTTTAAAAGATGTACCTTGCAAAATACCGTCAGAATTGATGATATGTGCTGTACTTGAGGGAGAAGATGCACGAGACGTATTTATCTGCTTGAACTATAAAGCAATAGAAGAATTGCCTTTTGCCAGCAGAGTCGGTACATCTTCAGTACGTAGAAAAGTTCTAATACAAAGAAAAAGACCTGATTTACAAATTGTTACTTTTAGAGGAAATGTTGATTCAAGAATAAAAAAATTAATGCAAGGTGATGTTGATGCAACCATTTTAGCTTATAGCGGCTTGAAAAGATTGAGGCTATTTGATGCAAAATATTGCCACTTGATGGATATAAAGGAAATGTTACCATCTGTAGGGCAAGGAGTTATAGCGGTAGAGATAAGAAAAAATGATCATAAAATGCAGGAAATATGTAATAAAATTAACCATTTTGAAACATGGGAGCTGATACAAGCTGGCAGGGCGTTTCTAGAATATTTAGATGCAGATTGCAGAACCCCTATAGCTGCTTATTCAACATATATATACTCAAATGATTTGAATATAGCTGATAAGGTTATTCATACAGAGTTTATGCTTGCCAATTTTGAAGGTAGTAAAATAGTTTTTCATAGTGAAATTTCCGATCCAAAAGATGCTAAGAATTCTGGCATAAAAGCTGCCAAAAATATGATATTTTGA
- a CDS encoding valine--tRNA ligase gives MIAFLKDYSFSESERKWQKFWQEQKIYLWDKNETRENSFVVDTPPPTVSGQLHIGHVYSYTQADFIVRFKRMLGKNIFYPIGFDDNGLPTERLVEKQKQLKAASMAREQFIEICKDVVISEEEKFRSLFNQMALSVDWTLEYQTINPLSRKISQMSFLDLVDKGEIYRNNQPILWDPVDQTALAQADIEDQEKTSMMNDIIFQTNKGEKIIIATTRPELLAACVAVFYNPNDDRYKHLQGQFAITPLFDVKVPILADDLVQIDKGTGLVMCCTFGDVTDITWWRTHNLPMKIIIDKKGMIDFPAELSNSSSYNQINGLKIKDARSKIIEILKEKNLLIKQVEITQTVKCAERSGAPLEILTTPQWFVRTIKHKDILMQRANEINWYPQNMKIRLENWINSLSWDWCISRQRYFGVPFPVWYSKRIGEVGKAIFPDITQLPVDPTQDLPIGYSREEVEPDYDVMDTWATSAISPQLSSHGISEKFNIDAERHHKLFPADLRPQAHEIIRTWAFYTILKAQLHENTLPWKNIMISGWCLAFDRSKMSKSKGNIIVPQKLLEQYGADVTRYWTSKSRLGADTVYSEDVMKNGKRLVNKLWNACKFAAIHFDKLDPLDKNAQISDIESKICHKFDQWLIVKLVELVNKVESDMQNYEYTDAMDSIEKFFWSVFCDNYLEITKTRAYNMDGSDNKEQYSAVITLYHSIRILLKLLAPFLPHITEEIWQILYSKQSIHTRGNWSQIKNLSFPVDQTQPDRLVRILDLVRKAKAEKNLSVKADIKLLEIIGEKLSDELIIDLKNVTSSHKIEFVEDFSLTNQVLKNGDIVVNVTY, from the coding sequence ATGATAGCATTTCTAAAAGATTATAGCTTTAGTGAAAGCGAAAGAAAATGGCAAAAATTTTGGCAAGAACAAAAAATTTATCTTTGGGATAAAAATGAAACAAGAGAAAATAGTTTTGTAGTAGATACTCCGCCACCAACAGTCTCAGGACAACTGCATATAGGACATGTTTATAGTTATACCCAGGCGGATTTTATTGTCCGTTTTAAACGGATGCTAGGTAAAAATATTTTTTATCCAATCGGTTTTGATGATAATGGTTTGCCTACCGAACGTTTAGTTGAAAAACAAAAGCAGCTAAAAGCAGCTAGTATGGCAAGAGAGCAATTTATTGAAATATGTAAAGATGTTGTTATTTCTGAGGAGGAAAAATTTCGTTCATTATTTAATCAGATGGCTTTATCGGTTGATTGGACCTTAGAGTATCAAACAATTAATCCGTTATCACGAAAAATATCACAAATGTCATTTTTAGACTTAGTCGATAAAGGAGAAATTTATCGCAATAACCAACCAATATTGTGGGATCCAGTTGATCAAACGGCTTTGGCTCAGGCTGACATTGAAGACCAAGAAAAAACCTCAATGATGAATGACATAATTTTCCAGACCAATAAGGGTGAGAAGATTATTATTGCTACCACTAGACCAGAATTGTTAGCAGCGTGCGTTGCGGTATTTTATAACCCAAATGATGATAGATACAAACATTTGCAAGGGCAATTTGCCATAACACCTCTATTTGATGTTAAAGTACCTATTTTAGCAGATGATTTAGTGCAAATAGATAAAGGAACTGGGCTTGTTATGTGCTGTACTTTTGGTGACGTAACCGACATAACTTGGTGGAGAACACATAATTTACCTATGAAGATTATTATAGATAAAAAAGGTATGATAGATTTCCCAGCCGAATTATCAAATTCATCTTCTTATAATCAGATAAATGGCTTAAAAATAAAAGATGCTAGAAGTAAAATTATTGAAATCTTAAAAGAGAAAAATTTATTAATTAAACAAGTAGAAATTACTCAAACAGTAAAATGTGCTGAACGTTCAGGGGCACCACTAGAAATACTTACAACACCTCAATGGTTTGTTCGTACGATAAAACATAAAGACATTTTAATGCAACGAGCAAATGAGATTAATTGGTATCCCCAAAATATGAAAATTAGGCTTGAGAACTGGATAAATAGCCTATCATGGGATTGGTGTATAAGTCGTCAACGCTATTTTGGCGTGCCATTCCCTGTTTGGTATTCTAAAAGAATTGGTGAAGTAGGCAAAGCTATCTTTCCAGATATAACCCAACTACCAGTAGACCCCACTCAGGATTTACCAATTGGCTATTCGCGGGAAGAGGTAGAGCCAGATTATGACGTTATGGATACTTGGGCGACTAGTGCCATCTCGCCGCAATTAAGTAGTCACGGTATATCTGAAAAATTTAATATAGATGCTGAGCGTCACCATAAATTATTTCCAGCTGATTTACGACCGCAAGCTCATGAAATTATTAGGACATGGGCTTTTTACACAATACTTAAAGCCCAATTGCATGAAAATACCCTACCTTGGAAAAACATCATGATTAGTGGATGGTGTCTTGCATTCGATCGTAGCAAAATGTCAAAATCTAAAGGGAATATTATTGTACCACAAAAATTGCTAGAGCAATACGGTGCTGATGTAACGCGTTATTGGACTTCTAAATCTAGACTTGGAGCAGACACTGTTTACTCTGAAGACGTAATGAAAAATGGTAAGAGGCTTGTTAATAAATTATGGAATGCTTGTAAATTTGCGGCTATTCATTTTGATAAATTAGACCCGCTAGATAAAAATGCCCAGATTTCTGATATAGAAAGCAAGATTTGTCATAAATTTGACCAATGGTTAATAGTAAAGCTAGTTGAGCTAGTAAACAAAGTTGAATCAGATATGCAAAATTATGAATATACCGATGCTATGGATTCGATAGAAAAGTTTTTTTGGTCAGTATTTTGTGATAATTACCTTGAAATTACCAAAACCCGGGCTTATAACATGGATGGCTCAGATAATAAGGAGCAGTATAGTGCTGTGATAACCCTGTATCATTCTATAAGAATTTTGCTAAAATTATTAGCTCCTTTCCTGCCACATATAACGGAAGAAATTTGGCAAATTTTATATAGTAAACAATCTATACATACACGGGGTAATTGGTCTCAAATCAAAAATTTATCTTTTCCGGTAGATCAAACTCAGCCTGATAGACTTGTTAGAATACTAGACTTGGTTAGAAAAGCTAAAGCAGAAAAGAATTTATCAGTCAAAGCTGATATTAAGCTACTAGAAATTATAGGAGAAAAACTTTCTGATGAGTTAATAATAGATCTCAAAAACGTTACATCTTCTCATAAAATAGAATTTGTCGAGGATTTTTCATTAACAAATCAGGTTTTAAAGAATGGTGATATCGTAGTTAATGTAACATATTGA
- the ykgO gene encoding type B 50S ribosomal protein L36 produces MKVVSSLKSLKKRDKDCQVVKRKGKILVINKKIKRFKAKQG; encoded by the coding sequence ATGAAAGTTGTGAGTTCGTTAAAATCTCTAAAAAAAAGAGATAAAGATTGTCAGGTTGTAAAAAGAAAAGGTAAAATTCTTGTAATAAACAAGAAAATTAAAAGGTTTAAAGCTAAACAAGGTTAG
- the vapB gene encoding type II toxin-antitoxin system antitoxin VapB: MHQEKIFMNGKSQAVRLPKEFRFPTKEISITPLGKGIVLQPLLKTWKEVFEQLSLIPTDDFFNEGRVDFPAQEREELK; this comes from the coding sequence ATGCATCAGGAAAAAATATTTATGAACGGTAAAAGCCAAGCGGTAAGACTACCAAAGGAGTTTAGATTTCCTACTAAGGAAATTAGTATAACCCCTTTAGGTAAGGGGATAGTGTTACAACCATTATTAAAAACATGGAAAGAAGTTTTTGAACAATTATCACTAATACCAACAGATGATTTTTTTAATGAAGGTAGAGTAGATTTCCCAGCTCAGGAAAGAGAGGAATTAAAATGA